The following proteins are encoded in a genomic region of Candida albicans SC5314 chromosome 4, complete sequence:
- a CDS encoding ubiquitin-ubiquitin ligase (Ortholog(s) have ubiquitin-ubiquitin ligase activity) — protein MFNFSGSTKKRVVNLGNKKSGYNNKINFLEQSRLQRQEREYQKNKEKSAIIIQNHIRKYLDLKKNCFAIINDWLNFPINNEQDFNSWINQFINLSKWYLLKQDDDLIYQVIKSLVEQLSDSMFEIYNTDGVILALNKLLSGLKDINILDLIVQALHIVISKTTNLGEVHGMINNLVKVFNNYELSPKQREVVIDLIFMINIHDSYHDFIKVLTLDYFDSENKKYLHVLRNTIGPTTRILQFDDEELISMLSTYLVIHGSEQFTQSDFLFIGSVLENIHCRLKLKDDDDEEEEFDAKDYEDDSKLNSNSASNTTTVYINDKISDSLDKLYSPVFIQGTIDLLKNESSELKNLALKILPALINLYPALKGKICMLLSIVPNCYKWFFETIKEHELFQLFINCNKDYVKTQELENIDKSSMESFWQTVFLFEESYSYWLIVSNDLESFNQDKLPIDDVKQFIDFLKVVCLTLIFSSNRSLFPQYINLKSISTTLLNQLYLKNLRMKFLPRDYWNLKDLVFNVDLMLSIIAEEEESRINAEENDEEEIVGLKRFKPVPIEILSKLEVLKTLPFFIEFNHRVKIFQALIDLDKQRNTSFNPFMFDEPKLIAKINRDSILEDAYNAYHRQGANFKNRLQVEFFNQYGKEAGIDGGGITKEFLTCVVKEGFNPDNAFELFKETGDNQLYPNDKIFEILYVGMDREFQQIKLDYIRFLGMIVGKCLYENVLIDVSFAPFFLNKWCNDGMKNSINDLSYLDNELFKNLMKLTKMTNDELKQLELTFSINLKIDNKSYNLDLLPNGANVEVDSSNILNYIHQLANYKLNQSLKIQTKYFLEGLYSMISKSWLSMFDCFELQMLISGGKDDINIDDWKNNVEYGGYLDDDPAVIMFWEIVEEMTPQERCKLIKFVTSVSRAPLLGFGSLAPKFGIRNSGNDSVRLPTASTCVNLLKLPNYRDKKTMREKLLYAINTEAGFDLS, from the coding sequence atgttcaatttttctggGTCAACTAAGAAAAGAGTAGTTAATCTAGGTAATAAAAAACTGggttataataataaaatcaattttttagaACAATCAAGATTACAACGACAAGAAAGAGagtatcaaaaaaataaggaGAAATCAGCTATAATCATTCAGAATCATATTAGAAAATAtcttgatttgaaaaagaattgttttGCAATTATAAATGATTGGTTAAATTTCccaattaataatgaacaAGATTTTAATAGTTggattaatcaatttattaatttgaGTAAATGGTATTTGTTAAAAcaagatgatgatttgataTATCAAGTGATTAAATCATTAGTTGAGCAACTACTGGATAGTATGTTTGAGATCTATAATACTGATGGAGTGATACTTgcattaaataaattgttaTCAGGTTTAAAAGACATCAATATTTTAGATTTAATTGTTCAAGCTTTGCATATTGTGATATCGAAAACGACAAATTTAGGGGAAGTACATGGAATGATCAACAATTTGGTCAAAGTTTTCAACAACTATGAATTATCGCCAAAACAAAGAGAGGTggttattgatttgattttcatGATTAATATACATGATTCCTATcatgattttattaaagtGTTAACTCTCGATTACTTTGACAGTGAAAACAAGAAGTACTTGCATGTCTTGAGAAACACAATTGGACCAACAACACGAATTTTACAATTTGATGACGAAGAGTTGATATCAATGCTTTCCACATATTTAGTAATCCATGGTAGTGAACAATTTACTCAATCTGACTTTTTATTCATCGGATCAGTATTGGAGAATATTCATTGTCGACTTAAATTAAAAGACGAtgatgacgaagaagaagagttTGATGCGAAAGATTATGAAGATGATTCTAAGTTAAATCTGAACTCCGCCTCAAACACGACTACAGTGTATATTAATGACAAGATATCTGATTCTTTGGACAAATTATATTCCCCTGTGTTCATTCAGGGGACTATTGATCTATTAAAAAATGAATCATCGGAATTAAAAAACCTTGcattgaaaatattacCAGCATTGATAAACTTGTACCCGGCACTCAAGGGGAAAATATGTATGTTATTATCTATTGTGCCCAACTGTTATAAATGGTTTTTCGAAACCATTAAAGAACATGAATTGTTTCAactatttattaattgcaACAAGGATTATGTAAAGACTCAGGAATTGGAAAACATTGATAAATCATCTATGGAGTCTTTTTGGCAGACggtttttttatttgaagaGCTGTATTCTTATTGGCTTATTGTTTCTAATGATTTGGAAAGTTTTAATCAAGATAAACTTCCAATAGATGATGTCAAgcaatttattgatttcttaAAAGTTGTATGCTTGacattgattttttcaagtaATAGATCATTGTTTCCTCAATAcattaatttgaaatcaatatcaaccaCGTTATTAAACcaattatatttgaaaaatttaagaatgaaatttttacCAAGAGATTATTGGAACCTTAAAGATTTAGTGTTTAATGTGGATTTGATGTTGTCAATAATtgctgaagaagaagaatcaaGAATAAATGCCGAGGAAAatgacgaagaagaaatagTTGGTCTTAAACGATTTAAACCAGTACCAATAGAAATATTATCGAAATTAGAAGTATTGAAAACTTTACCATTTTTCATTGAGTTTAACCATCGAGTGAAAATATTCCAAgcattgattgatttggaTAAACAGAGAAATACATCATTTAACCCATTCATGTTTGATGAACCGAAACTAATAGCTAAAATCAACCGAGACAGTATATTAGAAGATGCATATAACGCATATCATAGACAAGGtgcaaatttcaaaaatagattacaagttgaatttttcaaccaatATGGTAAAGAGGCAGGTATTGACGGTGGTGGAATCACCAAGGAATTTTTAACATGTGTTGTCAAAGAGGGCTTCAATCCTGACAATGCCTTTGAATTATTCAAAGAAACCGGTGATAATCAACTTTATCcaaatgataaaatttttgaaatcttgTATGTTGGCATGGATAGAGAATTCcaacaaataaaacttGATTATATTCGATTCTTGGGTATGATTGTTGGTAAATGTCTTTATGAAAATGTATTGATTGATGTTTCATTTGctccattttttttgaataaatggTGTAATGATGGTATGAAAAATTccattaatgatttgagTTATTTGGATAATGaacttttcaaaaatttaatgaaactTACAAAAATGACcaatgatgaattaaaaCAGTTGGAATTGACgttttcaatcaatttaaaaattgataataaatcttACAACCTTGACTTATTACCAAATGGGGCTAACGTTGAAGTTGATCTGTCCAACATTCTAAACTATATCCATCAATTGGCTAATTACAAGTTGAACCAGTCATTGAAAATCCAAactaaatattttttggaAGGATTATATTCCATGATATCGAAAAGTTGGTTAAGTATgtttgattgttttgaGTTACAAATGTTGATATCGGGTGGTAAAGACGATATAAACATTGATGATTGGAAAAATAATGTTGAATATGGTGGTTATTTGGACGATGATCCTGCTGTTATTATGTTTTGggaaattgttgaagaaatgaCTCCACAAGAAAGatgtaaattaattaaatttgttaCTTCTGTTAGTCGAGCCCCATTATTAGGATTTGGATCATTGGCACCTAAATTCGGTATTAGAAATTCTGGGAATGATTCGGTTAGATTACCCACAGCATCTACATGtgtaaatttattgaaattgccCAATTATCGAGATAAAAAGACAATGAGAGAAAAATTGTTATATGCAATCAACACTGAAGCtggatttgatttatctTAA
- the RLP24 gene encoding ATPase-activating ribosome biosynthesis protein (Putative ribosomal protein; Hap43-induced; essential gene; heterozygous mutation confers hypersensitivity to 5-fluorocytosine (5-FC), 5-fluorouracil (5-FU), and tubercidin (7-deazaadenosine); Spider biofilm induced), translated as MRIYQCHFCSSPVYPLHGITFVRNDAKEFRFCRSKCHKAFKQRRNPRKLRWTKAFRKAAGKELVVDSTLTFAARRNVPVRYNRDLVATTLKGMSRIEEIRQRRERAFYKNRMKGNKERQLAADRKLVADNPELLRLREVELRRKAEKLAAKENAMEEDEEIEVEEEEEGDEEMISEDEEMESEDESESESEQKRVKQKVVLKNKRKSRN; from the coding sequence ATGAGGATTTATCAATGTCATTTTTGTTCATCACCGGTATATCCATTACATGGGATCACATTTGTAAGAAATGATGCCAAAGAATTCCGTTTCTGTCGTTCTAAATGTCATAAAGCATTCAAACAACGTAGAAACCCAAGAAAATTACGTTGGACTAAAGCATTTAGAAAAGCTGCTGGTAAAGAATTGGTGGTTGATTCTACATTAACATTTGCTGCTAGAAGAAATGTTCCAGTTAGATATAATAGAGATTTGGTTGCCACTACTTTGAAAGGTATGAGtagaattgaagaaattagacaaagaagagaaagagCATTCTATAAGAATAGAATGAAGGGTAATAAAGAAAGACAGTTGGCTGCTGATAGAAAATTGGTTGCTGATAATCCAGAATTATTAAGATTAAGAGAAGTTGAATTAAGAAGAAAAGCCGAGAAATTAGCTGCTAAAGAAAATGCCAtggaagaagatgaagaaatagaggttgaagaagaagaagaaggtgatgaagaaatgataagtgaagatgaagaaatggAAAGTGAAGATGAAAGTGAAAGTGAAAGTGAACAAAAACGTGTTAAACAAAAGGTTgtattgaaaaacaaaagaaaatcaagaaaCTAG
- the PAM18 gene encoding Pam18p (Predicted component of the presequence translocase-associated import motor (PAM complex) involved in protein import into mitochondrial matrix; rat catheter biofilm induced), translated as MAPLEAPILAIPGENNTHQQQQQQFQYTGQLQKKKAAEGSIEWYFDQTINFMGDHPVITGIGAFAVAYFAAGFIKSNQPGINGKAFVKGGFGAKMTAKEALQILNLKETNLSKLKLKEQHRKLMMANHPDKGGSSYIATKINEAKDFLDKRGGMKPK; from the coding sequence ATGGCACCATTAGAAGCACCAATATTAGCTATACCTGGAGAAAATAACACTcaccaacagcaacaacaacaatttcaatacaCAGGTCAAttacaaaagaagaaagctGCCGAAGGATCAATAGAATGGTATTTTGATCAAACGATAAATTTCATGGGAGATCATCCTGTGATCACTGGTATAGGGGCATTTGCAGTAGCATATTTTGCTGCTGGATTTATTAAATCTAATCAACCAGGTATAAACGGGAAAGCATTTGTCAAAGGTGGATTTGGTGCTAAAATGACTGCCAAAGAAGCAttacaaatattaaatttgaaagaaactAATTTGagtaaattgaaattaaaagaacAACATAGAAAATTAATGATGGCTAATCATCCTGATAAAGGTGGTTCATCGTATATTGCCACCAAAATTAATGAAGCTAAAGATTTCTTAGATAAAAGAGGTGGTATGAAACCTAAATAG
- a CDS encoding uncharacterized protein (Has domain(s) with predicted hydrolase activity) — MRLILLLFISTTVTSLNILITTTDSWVSKNTRLLYSSLKEKHNVKLIAPLYQYNLEKNNIPLFSNKLAKDGGEYGHLLSVHQTYFHNLRSINSKRAKGVKFEQDESQSESESSTQDIVQSNQFGQDPLDKNCWYVDSNPFNSLQIGLDVILPNYYPDFKPDLTIIGPNEGLQNQQIINKMIHSTITNNNISTIAFSTEDEHHIYYQDENYFHISSNSIHQLMKHNVFTKNIKFINKEIGRIIDNLSNKGVIGLDFKFPSFNHFNSHCITSNSLQLKMQEFFSTLNIPNTKFNFKTEREGQTIKIVDVEHIQGEAGPEIVDMFTSKKQQLLKRMTNLDVDKGLINCNLIANVLYGETNF, encoded by the coding sequence ATGAGATTGATCTTACTTTTATTCATTAGTACCACAGTAACATCATTAAATATTCTTATCACTACTACTGACAGTTGGGTATCTAAAAACACTAGACTTTTATACAGTAGTCTAAAAGAAAAGCATAATGTTAAATTAATAGCGCCTTTATATCAATacaatttggaaaaaaacaacattCCATTGTTTTCCAACAAATTAGCCAAAGATGGTGGTGAATATGGTCATTTGTTATCTGTCCATCAAACATACTTCCACAATTTGAGGTCTATTAATAGTAAAAGAGCTAAAGGAGTTAAATTTGAACAAGATGAATCACAATCAGAATCAGAATCATCTACTCAAGACATTGTCCAATCTAATCAATTTGGTCAGGACCCCTTGGataaaaattgttggtaTGTTGATTCTAATCCATTTAATAGTTTACAAATTGGGTTAGATGTAATATTACCAAATTATTATCCAGACTTCAAACCAGATTTAACCATTATTGGACCAAATGAAGGtttacaaaatcaacaaataatcaataaaatgATTCACTCGACTatcaccaataataatatatctACCATTGCTTTTTCTACTGAAGATGAACAtcatatttattatcaagatGAAAACTATTTCCATATTAGTTCAAATTctattcatcaattaatgaaacaTAATGTTTTCACCAAAAACATCAAGTTCataaataaagaaattggtagaataattgataatttatccAATAAAGGAGTGATTGGTTTGGATTTTAAATTCCCTTCTTTTAATCATTTTAATTCACATTGTATTACTTCAAATTCGttacaattaaaaatgcaagaatttttttcaacattgaACATACCAAATAccaaatttaatttcaaaactgAAAGAGAAGGtcaaacaattaaaattgttgacGTTGAACATATTCAAGGTGAGGCTGGTCCGGAAATCGTTGATATGTTTACTTCTAAGAAACAACAGTTGCTAAAAAGAATGACGAATTTAGATGTCGATAAAGGGTTAATAAATTGTAATCTTATTGCTAATGTATTATATGgagaaacaaatttttag
- the NMD5 gene encoding Nmd5p (Karyopherin; carrier protein involved in nuclear import of proteins; repressed in core stress response; Hap43-induced; Spider biofilm induced): protein MDSNLILECFAGTLQADPNLRNQAESKLKELSVSPGFLGACLDVIDLSSSPVQAKKAAAVYFKNRVIRYWEAKDSQYKIDQDEKPIVKERILPVIINADYNIKQQLIPALRLLVALEFDNWDGLLDQTGQLLQSENSEDHLYTGMLCFAEITRKYKWVGNEDRQNKLYPIIEQAFPHLLSIGGVILNTEMTELRAEILKLILKSYKFVTYYDLPEPLRSKDAVISWGEFHGSVINMTPPSYVLGTNISEQEKSFLQISKCYKWAIANIYRLFIRYASTKNLTKKYDYKSFHQLFLNDFIPHFITQFLSIIEEYCQGKRWLSTTALYQLLEFLSHCIVEKSTWSLIKPYFETLVTHLVYPIICPDDQILEIYEEDPQEYINLSFDQTSEYDSPENAALGFIATALYKKPKTTLPCISTFIYQQLTELQQQPEETLEIAKKKEGALRILGSISGNLPKDATIEPMLASLVVPCFASKFEFLQARTIEVVSQFCDVPFSNQETLSAIIHGILRNFDNSEASLPVLFESALSIQAFMVKDEFKQVLSNIVLPTMSKLLDLSNEIDNDAISVVMQDCVENFSEQLQPFGVDLMGKLVQQFLKLAHEINEASQADVDDFDGNYDDQGDKAMAALGFINTMITVLLSFENSREICIKLEELFSQAINYVLVNKLDEFFAEVGELMENSTFLLRTVTPVMWDNFKLLYNTFEEGTALMYFEELSACLKNFLIYGKEDLKNNSELSSLFFKIFQIVTAGASEDMGYTDLVESFEYAQTFILSLEEVSNGYIPSFLECVLSNYPSGDKKLVKSTFVVNSNNVIIASLIYDTNNTMALLQQSQMLMPFLQKWFEIIPHLERVYDLKLSVLACMSLIRLDLDQQTLASISNNLASMLKKLPDAIQTLEKKRKNFGELSGSNYQLEGEWPEDEFEDEEYDEDDEGEGEEYSNIVNSEDLNLHKTGGFFDIKEDEVYEDPLSTTPLDAVNIFAVVKQFIQELQMNNNQKFNSTFGQMNEDDQKIILDIMNV from the coding sequence ATGGATAGTAATTTGATCTTGGAATGTTTTGCTGGAACTTTACAAGCTGATCCCAACTTAAGAAACCAAGCGgaatcaaaattgaaagaattatcGGTTTCTCCTGGATTTCTAGGTGCATGTTTAGATGTCATagatttatcatcatcaccagtACAAGCTAAAAAGGCAGCTGCagtttattttaaaaatagaGTTATCAGATATTGGGAAGCTAAAGATAGTCAATACaaaattgatcaagatGAAAAACCAATTGTCAAAGAGAGAATTTTACCCGTTATTATCAATGCTGATTACAAcatcaaacaacaattaattcCTGCCTTGAGGTTATTGGTTGCCTtagaatttgataattgggATGGATTATTGGATCAAACGGGTCAATTATTGCAACTGGAAAACCTGGAAGATCATCTTTATACTGGTATGCTCTGCTTTGCGGAGATCACTAGAAAGTATAAATGGGTCGGTAATGAAGATagacaaaataaattgtatCCAATAATTGAGCAAGCATTCCCACATTTGTTGTCTATTGGTGGAGTTATACTTAATACTGAAATGACCGAATTAAGAGCagagattttgaaattaattttaaaactgTACAAGTTTGTTACATATTATGATTTGCCTGAACCTTTACGTAGTAAAGATGCAGTCATCAGTTGGGGAGAATTCCATGGTTCAGTGATAAATATGACTCCTCCATCGTATGTTTTAGGAACAAATATCCTGGAACAAGAGAAACTGTTTTTGCAGATTTCCAAATGTTATAAATGGGCTATTGCCAACATTTATCGATTATTTATTCGTTATGCAAGTACTAAGAACTTGACTAAAAAATATGATTACAAATCATTccatcaattatttttgaatgatttCATTCCTCATTTTATTACCCAATTTTTATCGattattgaagaatattGTCAAGGTAAAAGATGGTTAAGTACTACTGCattatatcaattattggaatttttGAGTCATtgtattgttgaaaaatccACTTGGTCGTTAATTAAACCTTACTTTGAAACCTTGGTTACCCATTTGGTATATCCAATAATTTGTCCCGATGatcaaattttggaaatttaTGAAGAAGATCCACAAgaatatattaatttaaGTTTTGATCAAACTAGTGAATACGATAGTCCTGAGAATGCTGCATTGGGATTTATAGCAACTGCATTATACAAAAAACCAAAGACAACTTTGCCATGTATTTCTacatttatttatcaacaattgactgaattacaacaacaacctgAAGAAACATTAGAAATTgccaagaaaaaagaggGGGCTTTGAGAATTTTGGGAAGCATTTCTGGCAATTTACCTAAAGATGCCACTATTGAACCAATGTTGGCATCATTGGTGGTACCATGTTTTGCTTCAAAATTTGAGTTTTTACAAGCTAGAACTATTGAAGTTGTAAGTCAATTTTGTGATGTTCCCTTTAGTAATCAAGAAACTTTAAGTGCAATTATTCATGGTATTTTGagaaattttgataattcagAGGCAAGTTTACCAGTACTTTTTGAAAGTGCATTATCGATTCAAGCATTTATGGTTAAAGATGAATTTAAACAAGTTTTATCAAACATTGTCTTACCCACAATGTCGAAATTGTTAGATTTAtctaatgaaattgataatgatgcCATTTCAGTTGTTATGCAAGATTGTGTGGAGAACTTTTCTGAACAATTGCAACCATTTGGAGTTGATTTAATGGGTAAATTGGTgcaacaatttttgaaattagcTCATGAAATCAATGAGGCTTCACAAgctgatgttgatgattttgatggGAATTATGATGATCAAGGAGACAAGGCAATGGCAGCATTAGGATTTATAAATACCATGATTACTGTGTTGTTATCATTTGAGAATTCTCGTGAAATTTGTATCAAGTTGGAAGAACTCTTTTCTCAAGCGATTAATTATGTATTGgttaataaattggatGAATTTTTCGCTGAAGTTGGTGAATTGATGGAAAATTCTACTTTCTTATTAAGAACAGTGACACCGGTTATGTGggataatttcaaattattatataatacATTTGAAGAAGGAACTGCCTTGATGTATTTTGAAGAGTTACTGGCTTGTTTGAAGAACTTTTTAATTTATGGTaaagaagatttgaaaaacaattcaGAATTGagttcattattttttaaaatatttcaaattgtcaCTGCTGGTGCCAGTGAAGATATGGGTTATACTGATTTGGTGGAATCATTTGAATATGCTCAAACATTTATTTTGAGTTTGGAAGAAGTTTCAAATGGATATATCCCATCATTCCTCGAATGtgttttatcaaattatcCATCTGGtgataaaaaattggttaaaAGTACATTTGTTGTCAATAGTAATAATGTTATCATTGCATCTTTGATTTATGATACAAACAACACTATGGCATTATTGCAACAATCACAAATGTTGATGCcatttttgcaaaaatgGTTTGAAATCATACCTCATTTGGAAAGGGTttatgatttgaaattatcagTATTGGCTTGTATGAGTTTGATAAGATTAGATTTGGATCAACAAACTTTGGCCAGTatttccaataatttaGCTTCcatgttgaaaaaattaccTGATGCTATACAAACATTagaaaagaagagaaagaatTTTGGAGAATTATCAGgatcaaattatcaactaGAAGGTGAGTGGCCagaagatgaatttgaagatgaagaatacgatgaagatgatgaaggagaaggagaagaatattcaaatattgtcaattctgaagatttgaatttacaCAAGACTGGTGGGTTTTTCGATAtaaaagaagatgaagttTATGAAGATCCATTAAGTACCACTCCATTGGATGCAGTTAATATATTTGCCGTTgttaaacaatttattcaagaattgcaaatgaataataatcaaaaatttaattcCACTTTTGGACAAATGAATGAAGATGATCAAAAAATCATTCTTGATATTATGAATGTTTAA
- a CDS encoding ERMES complex subunit (Ortholog(s) have role in hyphal growth, mitochondrial genome maintenance, mitochondrial outer membrane translocase complex assembly, mitochondrion-ER tethering and phospholipid transport, more) translates to MSQDLIETTATTTKIVEARELGHQIHDSLLEQLKLQQEELLQQQRDLFFQEQQLQLQQQVTQPVSNNGNTWSFTQGLVIGQVSVIFIIIVFVKFFVFADSSSHIPTKPGLDGATGVIVKRNKNKKHSNGQFANDGENEDDTSLDSNQSKISSILEKTYYDVNNHASESLDWFNVLVAQTISQLRSEALLKDNIYHSLNNFLTNAKLPDFIDTINLTEIDIGDDFPIFSNCRIKYGEDLKRLEAKIDVDLSDTLTLGIATKLLLNQPRPLTAVLPVSLTVSIVRFSGCLTVSLINTKDIDLKNVDKTSNMNGYSKENANGDGASSSNNDEDEDDGGTALMFSFSPDYRLEFIVKSLIGSRAKLQDVPKISSLIENQLRTWFIERCVEPRFQVVRLPSLWPRTKNTREPVTKKTTTTPSTTVNGTSAATITTPGEYVNSNI, encoded by the coding sequence ATGTCACAggatttaattgaaacaaCAGCAACGACAACAAAAATAGTTGAGGCAAGAGAACTAGGTCATCAAATCCATGACTCTTTacttgaacaattgaagtTGCAACAGGAAGAGTTgctacaacaacaacgtgACTTATTTTTCCAAGAACAACAGTTACAACTCCAACAACAAGTAACTCAGCCAGTTTCTAATAATGGCAATACTTGGAGTTTTACTCAAGGGTTAGTAATTGGACAAGTTAGTgtaatatttattataattgtATTTGTCAAGTTTTTCGTTTTTGCTGATTCCTCATCACATATCCCCACAAAGCCTGGTCTTGATGGTGCGACCGGAGTAATCGTCAAACGtaataaaaataagaaaCATCTGAATGGACAATTTGCCAATGACGGTGAAAATGAGGATGACACATCTTTGGATAGTAATCAACTGAAGAtatcttcaattttggaaaagaCCTATTATGATGTCAATAATCATGCTCTGGAATCATTGGATTGGTTTAATGTTTTAGTGGCGCAGACAATTTCTCAATTGAGAAGTGAAGCATTATTAAAAGACAATATTTATCATTCattaaacaatttcttgACAAATGCAAAATTACCCGATTTTATTGATACGATAAATTTAACAGAAATTGACATTGGTGATGATTtcccaattttttcaaattgtcgAATAAAATATGGCgaagatttgaaaagattagaagcaaaaattgatgttgatttatcaGATACATTGACTTTAGGAATAGCTActaaattattgttgaatcaaCCAAGACCATTGACAGCGGTATTACCTGTGAGTTTGACAGTATCAATTGTTAGATTTTCTGGTTGTTTAACGGTATCCTTGATAAATACAAAAGACATTGATTTGAAGAACGTTGATAAAACAAGTAATATGAATGGGTATAGTAAGGAAAATGCTAATGGAGACGGTGctagcagcagcaacaatgatgaagatgaagatgatggtGGTACTGCATTAATGTTCTCTTTTTCGCCAGACTATAGATTGgaatttattgttaaatCTTTAATTGGATCAAGAGCAAAATTACAGGATGTACCTAAGATTTCTTCATTGATAGAGAATCAGTTAAGGACATGGTTTATTGAAAGGTGTGTAGAACCAAGATTTCAAGTGGTAAGACTACCTTCATTATGGCCTAGAACTAAAAACACTAGAGAACCTGttaccaaaaaaacaactacTACACCATCTACAACTGTAAACGGTACGAGTGCAGCTACCATCACCACTCCAGGCGAATATGTAAATAGTAATATATAA